Proteins encoded together in one Planctomyces sp. SH-PL14 window:
- a CDS encoding queuosine precursor transporter — MAAFVTVLLCSNLIGPGKQCLIALPFSLPFFGSSLVFPAGNLFFPIGYIFGDILTEVYGYARSRKVIWAGFGALLFASIMSTIIVELPARTSDPYVAALQPALEMVFGNTVRIMIASPLAFWCGDFANSYVMAKMKIWTRGKFLWMRTIGSTIVGQAVDSIIFYPLAFGGLWQTNTLIEIILINWGVKVLVEVLCTPATYVVVDFLKRAEAEDFYDTDTNFTPFSLKN; from the coding sequence ATGGCGGCCTTCGTCACCGTCCTGCTCTGCTCCAATCTGATCGGGCCGGGAAAACAGTGCCTCATCGCACTCCCCTTCTCCCTCCCGTTCTTCGGCTCGTCCCTCGTCTTCCCCGCCGGAAACCTGTTCTTTCCGATCGGCTACATCTTCGGCGACATCCTGACCGAGGTGTACGGATACGCCCGCTCCCGGAAAGTGATCTGGGCCGGCTTCGGCGCCCTGCTCTTCGCCTCCATCATGTCGACGATCATCGTCGAGCTCCCCGCCCGGACGAGCGACCCCTACGTCGCCGCGCTCCAACCGGCACTCGAAATGGTCTTCGGCAACACCGTGCGGATCATGATCGCCTCGCCCCTGGCGTTCTGGTGCGGCGACTTCGCCAATTCCTACGTCATGGCGAAGATGAAGATCTGGACGAGAGGCAAGTTCCTGTGGATGCGGACGATCGGCTCGACGATCGTCGGGCAGGCGGTCGACAGCATCATCTTCTATCCCCTGGCGTTCGGCGGGCTGTGGCAGACGAACACCCTCATCGAGATCATCCTCATCAACTGGGGAGTCAAGGTCCTGGTGGAGGTCCTCTGCACCCCCGCGACGTACGTCGTGGTCGATTTCCTCAAGCGGGCCGAAGCCGAGGATTTCTACGACACCGACACGAACTTCACGCCGTTCTCGCTGAAGAACTGA
- a CDS encoding DUF1573 domain-containing protein, with the protein MKTTSVLAMFAALVAAIAGLAYFTGNPGRTPAPAAAPPVANADGKTPADGKEAPPADAGPDFHLENPFKLDLTAAAKPQASTEAVEFDFGAMAPDEERTHKFSVRNTGKAPLTLAKGRYQCKCTMPTLKKGEVLTVQPGEETFVEMTWKPIAPEEMFQKSVNIWSNDPDHPQLTFNVRGKVVPHIIAEPASYTLGLIRNETGGDFKGLVGSQTDVFEIVEATSDNPQISVTTTKLEGADRPAEFTDAKALFRVEGKIAPSDKVGTVRGILTLKTNLETHPVVEINVGGHLTGPFTVVGTGWDQVNSGFDLGRVDTSKGKAVKYSIFLPKTGEEIKFETIESKPNIARITAKKDESFTAADRERHELTVEILPGAPKAEFSNARPVVVKVKSNHPNVAEATFRVMYRGY; encoded by the coding sequence ATGAAAACGACGAGCGTTCTGGCGATGTTCGCCGCCCTGGTCGCGGCGATCGCCGGCCTGGCCTACTTCACAGGGAACCCCGGCCGTACGCCGGCTCCCGCCGCGGCCCCCCCGGTCGCCAATGCCGACGGCAAGACCCCGGCCGACGGGAAGGAAGCTCCCCCCGCCGACGCGGGCCCGGACTTTCACCTCGAAAACCCGTTCAAGCTGGACCTGACCGCCGCCGCGAAGCCGCAGGCGTCGACCGAGGCGGTCGAGTTCGATTTCGGGGCGATGGCTCCCGACGAAGAGCGGACCCACAAGTTCTCCGTCCGAAACACCGGCAAGGCGCCCCTGACCCTGGCCAAGGGCCGTTACCAGTGCAAGTGCACGATGCCGACCCTCAAGAAGGGGGAGGTCCTCACCGTCCAGCCTGGCGAAGAGACCTTCGTCGAGATGACCTGGAAGCCGATCGCGCCGGAGGAGATGTTCCAGAAGAGCGTCAACATCTGGTCGAACGATCCGGACCACCCGCAGCTCACGTTCAACGTCCGGGGGAAGGTGGTCCCGCACATCATCGCCGAGCCCGCCTCCTACACCCTGGGGCTGATCCGAAACGAAACCGGAGGCGACTTCAAGGGCCTGGTCGGGTCGCAGACGGACGTGTTCGAGATTGTCGAAGCGACTTCGGACAATCCGCAGATTTCTGTGACGACGACGAAGCTCGAGGGGGCCGATCGTCCGGCCGAGTTCACCGATGCCAAGGCGCTCTTCCGCGTCGAAGGGAAGATCGCTCCGTCGGACAAGGTCGGGACCGTGCGGGGAATCCTGACGCTCAAGACCAACCTCGAGACGCATCCTGTGGTGGAGATCAATGTCGGCGGGCACCTGACGGGGCCCTTCACGGTCGTCGGCACCGGTTGGGACCAGGTGAATTCGGGCTTTGACCTGGGCCGCGTCGACACGTCGAAGGGGAAGGCGGTCAAGTACTCGATCTTCCTTCCGAAGACCGGCGAGGAGATCAAGTTCGAAACGATCGAGTCCAAGCCGAACATCGCCCGGATCACGGCCAAGAAGGACGAGTCCTTCACGGCTGCCGACCGGGAGCGGCACGAGCTGACGGTCGAGATCCTTCCCGGCGCCCCGAAGGCGGAGTTCAGCAACGCCCGCCCGGTGGTCGTGAAGGTGAAGTCCAACCACCCGAACGTCGCCGAAGCGACCTTCCGCGTGATGTATCGCGGGTACTAG